The stretch of DNA ATAATATTTCGTTTttcttatcatttttaatacaattaattGAAATGCTATAAATGAtaggtaaatataaaaaaatgtcaatATAATTAAGATGTCTAAATAGTCATGtgatatttttacattttaattttttattaaaaaatattagttaaaatagaAATATGTAATATAATGTCTCTTGAATATGTTCTAGAATCTTTTTAAGAACAATATAAtagttatatttataatatactaTATAAACTCTATGCGAGTCAAATCTTTTTTACTGGTATGTTAATCAAATAATACTTTTCATGAGTTCAttataatacaaaattataatatactatatAAACCATACCACTTgagtaaaaagataaatataaattgtagacatcataaatgatttttatggttaattagttaaaatatggtcttttattaattaattaattataaaaagaatgtATAATTCATTAGtagtttattttttgaatgtttttacttaaattttttgaagaatgttataatacatgaattttaattttattagttaaatctTATATGACTATATATTTAAAATCGAATTACCAGAGAAACATATAAATTATACTAAATTGGGATAGTCAAGAAATCTACCATATTTTATTGTCTTGGGTTGATgctttaatcttatttttttactatttattatttcatcttttttggtttttaattaatttgtttattcaaTTCATCCTTGTGAGTAGGGGTGGACAAAATTCAGTTCTGAACTAGAACCATTtaaaaattgaaccgaactgattttcaatttaaaaaaactgaaccgaattgatttttagttcaaaaatcgaACCGAATTGGTTTATAAATCAGTGAACCGATTTATTTTTAAACCGAATCAAACTAGTTTGTAaaccaaattttacataattacccctaattacttctaaaaaaacaaatttggtTCTAGTTTTTTCGAATtaaaaaccagttcggttcagtttttcaaactgaaaaccAGTTCGATTCGattctagttttaaaaaatcaattcgAAAACAATttggttctcaatttttataaatcaattcagTTCAAAAATAATTCAGTTCAATTCTACAGTTTGacttaatttttagtttttttaaaacccCTACTTGTGAGAACGATTATCGTATTAACACCTTGTATAGCAAGTTTTACTTGTTTTTGATCCACATGGGGCCACATATCAACAACGAACTTAaaaaatgatacaaacacatgTAATCCatacacatatatttattttatcagtTGTAGTTGTAGTAGTTTGGCAAGATGTTGTATGCGTAACACCTTAACATTTCAtctcaactttttttattttataaaatttgaggtgaGTACATAATACTTCAAtccaatacaaaatatatatatatatatatatatatatatatatatatatatatatatattttaaagttcaTCGAACACTCAAGATTACTACAACATATTTAGAGatctaaaacaaattttaatattagacttaatctaaattttaatatgaaatcactaaattaatataattgatgttatataatttttttttaatttattttattgttgagataatttaaattttcttaattaaaattaaatattttaattttaaaaacttaaaatttacgACATTTATATTAAGTAATTTGAGatcttttgataaaataaaattttatttttcataaaaatctaAAGTGGATTACTTTAGTAGTCTTACCATCAAACCGACTCTAAaacacttataaatttatatttacttttaaacTCTTTGTTAACTCTAGGTTTTTAAGACGTACATTAacattggataaaaataaataaatgtgctCGGGCACACAATATTTGGGAAGCCAACTAGTTATAATCTTTACAAACGAAAAGAAAAACAGACCTAAAGGCTATAAAGCTATGTTTTTTTGGCTAATAATGCCCTCTACTTAATAAAGCTAAATATGAAGTATACCATCAAAATGAAACTCTACCGTTTTCTTTCATTTGTGTTACTTGAATTAAAACGCGCATGTCTAAGGAAACCATGTTTAAGGAAATATAAGACTCACAGTACCAAATCAATAAAGGAGTCAAGGAGAGAATGGATATCTTCATTGAAAAATCAAGccgtaaataaaaatattaatttgaatttaatttatatatacacaaTTAGTGTTAAGAATATTTACACGGTTAATACATTATCACATCATTAAAATTGTCGGATTTTTATGTAACTACTTTTAAACTCtatgaaatataaatttgatttggTAATTGAAGTGAATGAGTTAGACAGAGTAATAAAGATAAAAGGTAACAGTTTGTTGTTAATGTATTAAAAAGTAAACTCAAAGGATGGAAGAGCCTCCAACATATACAAAATTCTCAACTAAATGTTTCTCAACGCACTTTCCTGTTTTCTTAAAAAAGTCGGGTCAATTGAACTCAACCAAGTCAACACACATACCATTAGCCATAGAAGTTCAAAAGCAGAAATAAATGAAAACTTGGCAAAAAGATGTTTAAATTGATGCACAATTAGTTACAAGCATAGAGTAAAACAGTATTCCATGATagcaaaatttaattaatttgcagATAGCGGGAAATTATGTGGCAAAAGCACAAGACATGAAAAGTCTAGTTATCAGAAATTTTAGGTACCAACCACTGAAAAGGGTTAAAACGCATATTGCATTTTGGTAGCAGTATATCATGGCAGAGAATTCAGGTCCAATTCTCTGATGTTTCCAACGGATCATTTTACGCTCTATAAGTGCATCACTTGACAATCTCATGagatttgaaaaagataaatatacacgaggaagagtgaagtaAATACAGAGAATCAAAATTCAACACTAATCAAAATGGAGGGTCGAAAAGCGATCGAATTAAAGTTGTTGTAGTAAGCAACCAAAGTGGTTGGAATATGTGTATAACTTAACCAATCAATCCAAATTCCCACAGGAAGAGCTTGAGACTTGACATGCAACTAACTATTAGGCAAGTTAGGGTTTATGCAAAAAGCCCAAACTTACTGTACATAAGCTTGCCCAAAAGGCATAAAAAAACTACTTTTCCCTCACACGCTCCTCACTTGAGAACCTCACATACCTCTCCAGAAGGTTTAAATTAAAGATCCCGGTATATGAAAATTGGATAAACAGAGGTTCctgtcaaatttcaaaatcttaTCAGGCTTTTATCTGAGTATCCCTCTAAAGAATCATTCAATAGAGCTCATTTTGTTGCAAAATTAAAAGGAAACACCTACATTCGGTGTCAGCCACTTTCTCTCCTGCAGTTACCGGGCAACAAGTACTTGTATCTATCTGCATTGTTTAACAAATAAGCAGGAAGATGCACTGCTGAATAAGAATGAGGAATCGGTCCGAGTTTTCCAATGATCTCCTTAAATGTATACTCTTCAGGAAGCATGTCAAATAAGTCAGCACCTTTGCATATCACATTCTGAATCCGGTCAGGATTCAAGTAATGAGGAAACCTCACCCGATCGTAGTGGCTGTAAGCTTTCATCTTAAACACAAATTCACTGATATGTCGGAAACAGAAGCTACAATGCCAGCCAGCATCTGACAGCAGTAGATCAGACTGCCTATAGTGTGCATATCTTGTCTTGTCGGTCTGGTATCTATGGATTGACGCTCTCCAACTTTTGTTGTCAAGAAAAAACTCGAAAGAGTACAAGTAATTCTtgagttgaagatgaagaatCGGAGGGGTGTCCTCACACCACCTTAATAGATTAATTGTGTGTGCACTAGGAATCTCGTCAACATCGGACATTATCAAAAGATCGTCATCTTCGATGCCTGCTATCCTCAGAAGTTGATCCAAGGCAACTCTTTGATATGCCTCCTCAATAAATGGATTTTCCTTTCTCCTGAACCTTCCACCAATCACCCCATATGTCAGTCGAGGCTCAATAAACTTGAACTTGTCCCTATTGTTTGCAAAAATCAACGGTTTGGTGAATCCTGTAAATGTTGAGTTTGATTCCAGTAGTACATACTGCGAAACATAAGGATACATTTCTTTCCATCGGATAGTAAGCATGTCGACTTCATTGCTAAACAAAACAGCATCAAAGACTCGTCTTGGTGATTCGCGAATTCCCCAACCATGAAGTTTGCAGAGAGACTCCATTGACACGTTCTCGTGATAATAGTGAGGGATTTCATGAAAGGGCTTTGGCGGAGATTCCCACAACGGTCTTAGAAAATACGAGATTTTCTGCCCGTGCAAATAGAGGACAAAGATGCCGACCGGGATGATCACGAACATAAATATGTAAGTCTTGAAGTCAAATCCTCGTAAAATACACCTGAGTCTCGACATGCTCAGTGCTGCAGGTGTTCCCTGCTgtatagaaaaacaaaaaatctctAAGCCAAAATGACAACTTAGTAGTCTAAATATCCTTAAGCTACATGATTGATTacagaaaattaaatttaacacaCGAACCATCTTCATCTACATGCCAATCAGATTAgataaataataacaatgaaATGAAATGACGTGAAAAGAAAAATGGTTTAAAAACCACATATCCTCATTTATCATAtaatcttcaaataaaaatacaaatggGGAATAATGTAGAAAATAAGATTCATAATATTAATGGCAGACACAGAGACAACAAAACATAGACAAAGGTTTAAATGGCAAAGCAAAGCGTAAAAGAACACAATTATCgaattgaaaaccctaattcaaaTGCCATATTGAAGAAAACCTAGAGTTTAATCCTTGAAAAGCCAAGAAAAAGTGATGAAACAATGGCCTAtcaattaaaaagataaatccATCAACAATAAAAAAGTTCAACACAATAATAGACAAATAATCAAACATCAATATACATAGATAAAGGGGAAAACTGAGGAAGAAGATAATTTACCCCTTAAATCCGTCAAAAACtcaatcaaaatttgaaatttgaaaataaataaacgaaTTTGAATTGGATTCTGGAAACGGATAAACTTAACAGACccaaaaaaaaaccaaaactcAAAGTTCCCGTTTTGCATTGACAACAAAACCCAACTACAAGAAACTCATGAAAACCAGAACCAATTTTTTAAGTAGAGTAGAGAAAGAATTTAACAAAAAACAAACACCCAATTaagaataatgaaaaaaaaaaaattacctgtCCGCAAACATCATCGCAGATATCATCAGTTTTCTTCGAATTATAATACCCCTCAGACATGGTGAAGAAGAAGCCACAAAAACAAAAGTttctgtcttttttttttttgtgttgggaaaataaaaaatgggaaATAAAAGTGGAGAATTGGGTTTTGTgtagtgtatttttatttatttatttattatttatgagtATCGAAACCCTCTTGAATGAAAGGTGGCCAAAAAAAATGCAAAGAGGCAAAAACCCAGTAAAGCAAGCAACGATATTTTGTTTGAGGTTATGTTTGTTTCTCTCTCTTCTACTTTCTCTCTCTATGGGTTCCCTTCATTCCCCATAGTggtaattgtaattgtaatttgtaacGCCAATTATAGCCGTTTGGTGTGGGATTGTCGTTCTTTAAGCAGATAGGGtcccctctctctctctaaaaATTGGAAGATTGAAAGATAGATGACGATACGAACGAACGAGGGAGCGATTTACACTTAAACTTCACTCACGCATCCGTAGGGATACATATAGATATGCgcatattgttatttttttggtaacAAAAGAAAacgatatatattattttttgataaattatttatatctatatttctctaaaaaatctataaaaaaattcaatttttttttttatttttgaaaagatAATCAAATGAGGAAAAAATTTTACATGGATTTTCCTCAGAAAAATATcgattttattttgtcaaaagaattataaaaaaatttctcgaaaaattatttcaaaatcaattttaactaaaaatgtatcaaaatattaaactggtttatatttataaactgaTTTCAAACCAGTTTAAAACTGTATTGAACTtaatttaaaagtgatttttaagaaCTGAAACGAACTATTGATAGGAATCAATACACTTCAATTTTTGCACCATGAACATtggtaattaaaattaagattttctttttatgcaattaaaagtaaagttaaaatatttattttatattgattatataaCAATATCTTTTACGAGTCTTCTCtgtcctaatttattttgttttactctctatttacttattaattaataattaatttcgtccattatattttcttttaaaaatggtattatttttttagtttttctctccattatatatttttttatttattaatttttcttaccaatttttattttatttgacagattttttttaaataattttttcatcttcCCTCTCTACTTTTAAAGTTTTATacattaattgaaaaaattaatataatataaattatacaaaAGATAAATAGTATTTACTGatctaattagttaaaatacgatttttgatgaattaattagtccaaacataattttttttacttattcatTTGTCTCTTGATTATCCTCAAGaaaagtatttgaaaaattataatatagatactattgacaaaaaaaattataactaattataatttgttaTGTAATCGATATACGTGAGTCATGGATCCATTACTTAAAACACATTATTTCACCAAACAATTAGTTGTTGAAGttgaagattttattttattagtgatGTGTTCTTGAATATTCTCTAGATATGTGtatgaaacaaaattataatgtaCTTATTAACACTGAACATTATAATTTTGTCAATGTTCAGTTAGTTAAAAGATTatatttaatgaattaaattgttTCCTTAATCAAAGATAATCATATTTGAAAAGTTGGATTCAGTTTCCCCAATTATCTTTATACCTtctaaattcttaaaaattcaaaattatatttttaattttcattcaatgaatggtaaaagaaaaattattccaAAATCTCACCCCTCAACTAAATATCAAGTTATATTTTTCCATTAAAATTCGGTACACAATTTTTCACTAtcgaaaattttgtttttcaaatttcTGGTAAAACAATTTTACTGAAAATTTCGCCAAAAAATTTCAGGTAAAGTATTTATACTACCGAAAATTTGTGccttgaaattttcggtagttaaatttatgttaccggaaatttcaaatttttgaaatctcCGGTAGCTACATTTAccttaccggaaatttcaaatttttgaaatctcCAGTATTTACTTCTACTTAactggaaatttcaaaaattcggtatgttatttatttatttttgatttactttttaattttttaattttttaattttgttgaaataGGGATGAAAAAAACACAACCATTATGTATAGATTTGACTAAAGCATTCAtaactgatcaaatttttgagtcacgagaagtTGTCATATCATGGGTAAAAGAGATTGGccgacaaaatcgagtagcagttatcattactcg from Cicer arietinum cultivar CDC Frontier isolate Library 1 chromosome 3, Cicar.CDCFrontier_v2.0, whole genome shotgun sequence encodes:
- the LOC101506317 gene encoding uncharacterized protein isoform X1; the protein is MSEGYYNSKKTDDICDDVCGQQGTPAALSMSRLRCILRGFDFKTYIFMFVIIPVGIFVLYLHGQKISYFLRPLWESPPKPFHEIPHYYHENVSMESLCKLHGWGIRESPRRVFDAVLFSNEVDMLTIRWKEMYPYVSQYVLLESNSTFTGFTKPLIFANNRDKFKFIEPRLTYGVIGGRFRRKENPFIEEAYQRVALDQLLRIAGIEDDDLLIMSDVDEIPSAHTINLLRWCEDTPPILHLQLKNYLYSFEFFLDNKSWRASIHRYQTDKTRYAHYRQSDLLLSDAGWHCSFCFRHISEFVFKMKAYSHYDRVRFPHYLNPDRIQNVICKGADLFDMLPEEYTFKEIIGKLGPIPHSYSAVHLPAYLLNNADRYKYLLPGNCRRESG
- the LOC101506317 gene encoding uncharacterized protein isoform X2, with protein sequence MSEGYYNSKKTDDICDDVCGQGTPAALSMSRLRCILRGFDFKTYIFMFVIIPVGIFVLYLHGQKISYFLRPLWESPPKPFHEIPHYYHENVSMESLCKLHGWGIRESPRRVFDAVLFSNEVDMLTIRWKEMYPYVSQYVLLESNSTFTGFTKPLIFANNRDKFKFIEPRLTYGVIGGRFRRKENPFIEEAYQRVALDQLLRIAGIEDDDLLIMSDVDEIPSAHTINLLRWCEDTPPILHLQLKNYLYSFEFFLDNKSWRASIHRYQTDKTRYAHYRQSDLLLSDAGWHCSFCFRHISEFVFKMKAYSHYDRVRFPHYLNPDRIQNVICKGADLFDMLPEEYTFKEIIGKLGPIPHSYSAVHLPAYLLNNADRYKYLLPGNCRRESG